One window of the Klebsiella sp. WP3-W18-ESBL-02 genome contains the following:
- a CDS encoding DUF6538 domain-containing protein yields the protein MVQNGHYEPTKNRFGVYHVRKVVPDRLRGILNKREIKFTLDAKDASEARMCAPAILWCSRTQLTACCLTRKNSPMVDRDNSFTLLTGVSRRF from the coding sequence GTGGTACAAAATGGGCATTATGAACCAACTAAGAACCGCTTCGGCGTTTATCACGTCCGTAAAGTCGTCCCTGATCGCCTTCGGGGCATCCTTAACAAACGTGAAATCAAGTTCACCCTTGATGCCAAAGACGCCAGCGAAGCCAGAATGTGTGCCCCCGCAATCTTATGGTGCTCGCGAACGCAACTTACAGCGTGCTGTCTGACGAGAAAAAATAGCCCGATGGTCGATCGTGACAATAGTTTTACCTTGCTAACCGGCGTGAGCCGGCGGTTTTGA
- a CDS encoding DUF554 domain-containing protein: MVIGPFINASAVLVGGLIGALLSQRLPERIRVSMTSIFGLASLGIGLLLVIKCVNMPVMVLATLIGALIGEFCHLEKGINNAVARAQKRLIKPGKNPEHETFIQSFVAIIVLFCASGTGIFGSMHEGMTGDPTILIAKSFLDFFTAMIFACSLGFAVCIISVPMLVIQLSLAFCAFMILPLTTPAMMADFTAVGGLLLLATGLRICGIKMFAVVNMLPALLLAMPISAAWTAFFA, from the coding sequence GTGGTAATAGGTCCCTTTATTAATGCCAGCGCGGTGCTCGTCGGCGGGCTGATCGGCGCATTGCTCAGCCAGCGTCTGCCGGAACGCATTCGCGTTTCGATGACCTCTATTTTCGGCCTTGCTTCGCTGGGCATTGGGCTGCTGCTGGTCATCAAGTGCGTCAATATGCCGGTAATGGTGCTGGCGACGCTGATTGGCGCGCTGATCGGCGAGTTTTGTCATCTGGAAAAAGGCATTAACAACGCGGTGGCGCGGGCGCAAAAGCGGCTGATCAAACCGGGGAAAAACCCCGAACACGAGACGTTTATTCAGAGCTTCGTGGCGATCATCGTACTGTTTTGCGCCAGCGGTACCGGGATTTTTGGTTCGATGCACGAAGGGATGACCGGCGATCCCACCATTCTTATCGCCAAGTCGTTTCTCGACTTCTTCACCGCCATGATTTTCGCCTGCTCGCTGGGTTTTGCGGTCTGCATCATCAGCGTGCCGATGCTGGTCATTCAGCTGTCGCTGGCGTTTTGCGCGTTTATGATCCTGCCGCTGACCACTCCGGCGATGATGGCCGACTTTACCGCCGTCGGTGGCCTGCTGCTGCTGGCAACCGGCCTGCGCATCTGCGGCATTAAGATGTTTGCGGTGGTGAATATGCTGCCCGCACTGCTGCTGGCAATGCCGATTTCCGCCGCCTGGACGGCATTTTTTGCCTGA
- a CDS encoding ornithine decarboxylase, with protein sequence MKSMNIAASRELVSRLSSPRGVVALDSTDFTDVAAVVITVADSHSGILALLKRTGFHLPVFVFSTDDLRAPDGVEAVISGKEQEWLALEAAACRYEENLLPPFFNTLTQYVEMGNSTFACPGHQHGAFFKKHPAGRQFYDFFGENVFRADMCNADVKLGDLLIHEGSAKHAQKFAAKVFHADKTYFVLNGTSAANKVVTNALLTRGDLVLFDRNNHKSNHHGALIQAGATPVYLEAARNPFGFIGGIDEHCFDERYLRELIREAAPEKADAPRPFRLAVIQLGTYDGTIYNARQVVDKIGHLCDYILFDSAWVGYEQFIDMMADTSPLLLALNENDPGIFVTQSVHKQQAGFSQTSQIHKKDNHIRGQARFCPHKRLNNAFMLHASTSPFYPLFAALDINAKIHEGESGRRLWAECVELGIEARKAIIASCKLIQPFIPPMVDGRPWQEHSTQTLASDRRFFSFAPGARWHGFEGYAQDQYFVDPCKLLLTTPGIDAETGKYTEFGIPATILAHYLRENGIVPEKCDLNSILFLLTPAETPEKMAQLVAMLARFEQHIEDDTPLAEVLPSVYSKHPLRYRDYTLRELCQEMHDLYVSFEVKDLQKAMFRKESLPKVVMNPQDANGEFIRGNVELVRIRDAEGRIAAEGALPYPPGVLCVVPGEVWGGAVQRYFLALEEGVNLLPGFSPELQGVYSEKDADGISRLYGYVLK encoded by the coding sequence ATGAAATCAATGAACATTGCTGCCAGTCGTGAACTGGTCTCTCGCCTGTCCAGCCCCCGTGGCGTGGTGGCGCTGGATAGTACCGACTTTACCGATGTGGCAGCAGTCGTCATTACCGTGGCCGACAGCCATAGCGGTATTCTTGCGTTGCTCAAGCGCACCGGTTTTCATCTGCCGGTGTTTGTGTTCTCGACGGACGACCTTCGCGCGCCGGACGGCGTGGAAGCGGTCATCAGCGGCAAAGAGCAGGAGTGGCTGGCGCTGGAAGCGGCCGCCTGTCGCTATGAAGAGAATTTGCTGCCGCCGTTCTTCAACACCCTGACCCAGTACGTTGAGATGGGCAATAGCACCTTCGCCTGTCCTGGGCACCAGCACGGCGCATTCTTTAAAAAGCATCCGGCGGGGCGTCAGTTCTACGACTTCTTCGGCGAAAATGTTTTCCGCGCCGACATGTGCAACGCTGACGTGAAGCTGGGCGATCTCTTAATCCATGAGGGATCCGCCAAGCACGCGCAGAAATTTGCCGCTAAAGTATTCCACGCAGATAAAACCTATTTCGTGCTGAACGGCACTTCGGCGGCCAACAAAGTGGTGACTAATGCGCTGCTGACGCGTGGCGATCTGGTGCTGTTTGACCGTAACAACCACAAATCAAACCACCACGGAGCGCTGATCCAGGCCGGGGCGACGCCGGTTTACCTGGAAGCGGCGCGTAACCCGTTTGGTTTCATTGGCGGTATTGACGAGCACTGTTTTGACGAACGCTACCTGCGCGAGCTGATTCGTGAAGCGGCGCCGGAGAAGGCCGACGCGCCGCGTCCGTTCCGTCTGGCGGTGATCCAACTGGGCACTTACGACGGCACCATCTATAACGCCCGTCAGGTAGTGGATAAAATTGGCCATCTGTGCGACTACATCCTGTTTGACTCCGCATGGGTAGGCTATGAGCAGTTTATCGATATGATGGCGGATACCTCGCCGCTGCTGCTGGCGTTAAACGAAAACGATCCGGGCATTTTTGTGACGCAGTCGGTGCATAAACAGCAGGCGGGCTTCTCGCAAACCTCGCAGATCCACAAAAAAGACAACCATATTCGTGGTCAGGCGCGCTTTTGCCCGCACAAGCGGTTGAACAACGCTTTTATGCTGCACGCCTCAACCAGCCCGTTTTATCCGCTGTTCGCGGCGCTGGACATTAATGCCAAAATTCACGAAGGGGAGAGCGGTCGCCGCCTGTGGGCCGAGTGCGTCGAGCTGGGTATTGAAGCGCGCAAAGCAATTATTGCCAGCTGTAAGCTGATCCAGCCGTTTATCCCGCCGATGGTTGACGGACGCCCGTGGCAAGAGCATTCCACCCAAACCCTCGCCAGCGATAGACGTTTCTTCAGCTTCGCGCCGGGCGCGCGCTGGCATGGTTTTGAGGGCTACGCCCAGGATCAGTACTTTGTCGATCCGTGCAAGCTGCTGCTGACGACGCCTGGGATCGATGCCGAAACCGGAAAATACACCGAGTTTGGTATTCCGGCGACCATTCTGGCCCACTACCTGCGCGAGAACGGGATCGTCCCGGAGAAGTGCGATCTGAACTCGATCCTCTTCTTGCTGACCCCGGCGGAAACGCCGGAGAAAATGGCCCAACTGGTGGCGATGCTGGCCCGCTTTGAGCAGCATATCGAAGATGACACGCCGCTGGCGGAGGTACTGCCGAGCGTTTACAGCAAGCATCCGCTGCGCTACCGCGACTATACGCTGCGCGAACTGTGCCAGGAGATGCACGATCTGTACGTCAGCTTTGAGGTGAAAGATCTGCAAAAAGCGATGTTCCGTAAGGAGAGCCTGCCGAAAGTGGTGATGAACCCGCAGGACGCTAACGGTGAGTTTATTCGCGGCAACGTCGAGCTGGTGCGCATTCGTGACGCGGAAGGGCGAATTGCCGCCGAAGGGGCGCTGCCATACCCGCCGGGCGTGCTGTGCGTGGTGCCGGGAGAAGTGTGGGGCGGGGCGGTGCAGCGCTATTTCCTGGCGCTGGAAGAGGGCGTTAACCTGCTGCCCGGTTTCTCGCCGGAGCTTCAGGGGGTGTACAGCGAGAAAGACGCCGACGGCATTAGCCGACTGTACGGCTACGTGTTGAAATAA
- a CDS encoding response regulator, translating to MQHELIDVLIVEDENELAQLHAELIDKHPRLRLVGIASSLADAQQQLQSKQPQLLLLDNYLPDGKGITLISDPMLARANCSVIFITAASDMDTCSQAIRNGAFDYILKPVSWKRLSQSLERFVQFAEQQRVWKIVDQQNVDSLYLLQAKNYRQDNGSKGIEENTLARVQTLFNARENHCFSVDEVVSETGLSKTTARRYLEHCVESGYLSVEMLYGKIGHPRRMYRRSAA from the coding sequence ATGCAACATGAACTTATCGATGTACTGATTGTGGAAGATGAGAATGAGCTGGCGCAGCTGCACGCGGAGCTCATCGACAAGCACCCGCGTCTGCGGCTGGTCGGTATTGCCTCTTCGCTGGCCGACGCGCAACAACAGCTACAGAGCAAGCAGCCGCAGCTACTGCTACTGGATAACTACCTGCCGGACGGTAAGGGCATTACGCTTATCAGCGACCCGATGCTGGCCCGCGCCAACTGCTCGGTTATCTTCATCACCGCCGCCAGCGATATGGACACCTGTAGTCAGGCCATTCGTAACGGCGCCTTTGACTACATCCTTAAGCCGGTATCGTGGAAACGTCTAAGCCAGTCGCTTGAACGCTTCGTGCAGTTTGCCGAACAGCAGCGGGTGTGGAAAATCGTCGACCAGCAAAACGTGGACTCACTCTATTTACTGCAGGCGAAAAACTACCGTCAGGACAACGGCAGCAAGGGCATTGAGGAAAATACGCTGGCCAGGGTACAAACGCTGTTTAACGCCCGGGAAAATCACTGTTTCTCGGTTGACGAAGTGGTCAGCGAAACCGGGCTCAGTAAAACCACCGCCCGTCGCTATCTTGAGCACTGCGTGGAATCCGGGTATTTAAGCGTTGAAATGCTGTATGGCAAGATTGGCCACCCGCGCCGCATGTACCGCCGCAGTGCGGCCTAG
- a CDS encoding sensor histidine kinase, whose translation MKVSFQIKLFISLVAFFSVLFALLGSYYYIDVGQQLYQEMSGRAKIQAEEIAVIPSLRKQVAEKNVPAIRDFMQKIAARSDASFIVIGDNKGLHLFHSVFADRIGKTLVGGDNEEVLQGKSTTTIRQGGLGISLRSKAPIFDDHGKVIGIVSVGYLTSYLDSITVNKVVNILIAAVLLLMALFVFSWFFTRSIKKQIFSLEPREIGLLVRQQKAMMESIYEGVIAIDDNLRIEVINQAARKLLGLSLPARQLRGKPIGDVIALVPFFERSAMLRQDTHDEICHFNDLTVIASRVRIMLENALQGWVITFRDRNEIDSLSAQLSQVKRYADNLRIMRHEQLNRMTTLSGLLHMGRYDEAIGYIQAQSEHAQELLDFISSRFSSPTLCGLLLGKAARAREKGVVLEFDPACEMRRPFPPLSESETISIIGNLIDNAIEATQRSPLPHAPVEILIKLSEQELIIEVADRGIGITPAIREHIFERGITTKTRGDHGIGLYLIDSYVTQAGGLIEVSDNAPSGTIFSLFIPAAGPARRTAQQLEDTDYAT comes from the coding sequence ATGAAAGTATCGTTCCAGATAAAACTGTTTATTTCCCTGGTTGCCTTTTTCTCGGTGCTGTTTGCGCTACTGGGTAGCTATTATTATATTGACGTCGGCCAGCAGCTATATCAGGAAATGAGCGGGCGGGCAAAAATACAGGCAGAAGAAATAGCTGTGATTCCCAGTTTGCGTAAACAGGTTGCCGAGAAAAACGTTCCAGCCATCCGTGACTTTATGCAAAAAATAGCCGCCCGTAGTGACGCTAGTTTTATTGTCATTGGTGATAATAAAGGCCTGCATCTGTTCCACTCGGTATTTGCCGACAGGATAGGTAAAACGCTGGTCGGCGGCGATAATGAAGAAGTGCTCCAGGGCAAAAGCACCACCACCATTCGGCAGGGCGGTTTAGGCATTTCCCTGCGCAGCAAGGCGCCTATTTTCGACGACCACGGCAAGGTTATCGGTATTGTTTCCGTGGGCTACCTTACCAGCTACCTCGACAGCATTACCGTCAACAAAGTGGTCAATATCCTGATCGCCGCAGTGCTTCTGCTGATGGCGCTGTTTGTTTTCTCCTGGTTCTTTACCCGCAGCATCAAGAAACAAATCTTCTCTCTTGAGCCGCGCGAGATTGGCCTGCTGGTGCGCCAGCAGAAAGCGATGATGGAGTCTATCTATGAAGGCGTTATCGCTATCGACGACAACCTGCGCATTGAGGTCATTAACCAGGCGGCACGTAAGCTGCTTGGCCTGAGCCTGCCGGCGCGCCAGCTGCGCGGAAAGCCTATCGGCGACGTCATCGCCCTCGTGCCCTTTTTCGAGCGCAGCGCCATGCTCAGGCAGGATACGCACGACGAAATCTGTCACTTTAACGACCTGACGGTCATCGCCAGCCGCGTGCGAATCATGCTGGAAAATGCGCTTCAGGGCTGGGTGATTACCTTTCGCGATCGTAACGAGATCGATTCGCTTAGCGCTCAGCTAAGCCAGGTAAAACGCTACGCCGATAACCTGCGCATTATGCGCCATGAGCAGCTTAACCGTATGACCACCCTCTCCGGTCTGCTGCATATGGGGCGCTACGACGAAGCAATTGGCTATATTCAGGCCCAGTCGGAACACGCGCAGGAGCTACTGGATTTCATCTCCTCACGCTTCAGTTCCCCCACGTTATGCGGGCTGCTGCTGGGGAAAGCCGCGCGCGCCCGTGAAAAAGGCGTGGTGCTGGAGTTCGACCCGGCCTGCGAGATGCGACGTCCCTTCCCGCCGCTGAGCGAGTCGGAGACGATCTCGATTATTGGTAATCTGATTGATAACGCCATCGAAGCGACCCAGCGATCGCCGCTGCCGCACGCGCCGGTCGAGATCTTGATTAAGCTCAGCGAACAGGAGCTGATTATCGAAGTCGCAGATCGGGGAATTGGCATTACGCCGGCGATCCGCGAACATATTTTTGAGCGCGGCATTACCACCAAAACCCGAGGCGACCACGGTATCGGACTCTACCTTATCGACAGCTATGTCACCCAGGCGGGCGGCCTGATCGAAGTGTCTGATAACGCGCCCAGCGGCACGATTTTCTCTTTATTCATTCCCGCCGCAGGGCCTGCCCGGCGTACCGCACAGCAACTGGAAGATACCGACTATGCAACATGA
- a CDS encoding 2-hydroxycarboxylate transporter family protein, producing the protein MSTTDDSFSVTHDPIEIQRPALKERWWHIMDTWKVGIIPLPLFLLAGALIAIDCLGGKLPSDIVVMVATLAFFGFACGEFGKRLPIVGKLGAAAICATFIPSALVYYGLLPDVVVESTTKFYKSTNILYLYICCIIVGSIMSMNRTVLIQGFLRIFFPMLCGEIVGMIVGMGVGMALGLEPFQIFFFIILPIMAGGVGEGAIPLSIGYATLLHMDQGVALGRVLPMVMLGGLTAIIISGCLNQLGKRYPHLTGEGQLMPNRANADTASAQPALSGKTDVTTIASGALLAVLLYMLGMLGHKLIGLPAPVGMLFMAVLVKLCHGASPRLLEGSQVVYKFFQTSVTYPVLFAVGVAITPWQELVNAFTLSNLLVIVSTVSALVATGFFVGKKIGMHPIDVAIVSCCQSGQGGTGDVAILTAGNRMSLMPFAQIATRIGGAINVSVSLLVLGNFLV; encoded by the coding sequence ATGAGCACTACTGATGATTCATTCTCTGTTACCCACGACCCGATAGAAATTCAGCGCCCGGCCCTCAAGGAGCGCTGGTGGCATATTATGGACACCTGGAAAGTCGGCATTATTCCGCTGCCCCTGTTCCTGTTGGCCGGGGCGCTTATCGCCATTGATTGCCTGGGCGGTAAGCTACCAAGCGATATCGTGGTGATGGTTGCGACGCTGGCATTTTTTGGTTTTGCCTGCGGTGAGTTCGGTAAGCGTCTGCCGATCGTCGGCAAGCTAGGGGCGGCGGCAATTTGTGCCACCTTTATCCCTTCCGCGCTGGTCTACTACGGGCTGCTGCCGGACGTGGTGGTGGAGTCGACGACGAAATTCTACAAATCGACCAATATTCTGTACCTCTATATCTGCTGCATCATCGTCGGCAGCATCATGAGCATGAACCGTACGGTGCTGATTCAGGGCTTCCTGCGGATCTTCTTCCCCATGCTGTGTGGCGAAATCGTCGGCATGATCGTTGGGATGGGCGTCGGCATGGCGCTGGGCCTTGAGCCGTTCCAGATCTTCTTCTTTATCATTCTGCCGATCATGGCGGGCGGCGTCGGCGAGGGGGCGATCCCGTTGTCCATCGGCTATGCCACGCTGCTGCATATGGATCAGGGCGTAGCGCTGGGCCGCGTGCTGCCGATGGTGATGCTGGGCGGGCTGACGGCCATCATTATCTCCGGTTGCCTGAACCAACTGGGCAAACGCTACCCGCACCTGACCGGTGAGGGCCAGCTGATGCCTAACCGCGCCAACGCCGATACCGCATCCGCACAGCCGGCGCTGTCGGGCAAAACTGACGTGACCACCATTGCTTCAGGCGCGCTGCTGGCGGTGCTGCTGTACATGCTCGGTATGTTAGGTCACAAGCTGATTGGCCTGCCGGCACCGGTTGGCATGCTGTTTATGGCGGTGCTGGTCAAGCTGTGCCACGGCGCCTCTCCACGCCTGCTCGAAGGCTCGCAGGTGGTTTATAAATTCTTCCAGACCTCAGTGACGTATCCGGTGCTGTTTGCCGTCGGCGTGGCTATCACCCCGTGGCAGGAGTTGGTTAACGCTTTCACCCTCAGCAATCTGCTGGTGATCGTCAGCACCGTGTCTGCGCTGGTTGCGACCGGTTTCTTCGTCGGCAAAAAAATCGGCATGCACCCGATTGATGTCGCCATCGTCTCTTGCTGCCAGAGCGGCCAGGGCGGCACCGGCGACGTCGCGATTCTGACCGCCGGTAACCGCATGAGCCTGATGCCGTTCGCGCAGATTGCGACCCGTATCGGCGGTGCAATTAACGTCTCCGTGTCGCTGCTGGTGCTGGGCAACTTCCTCGTTTAA
- a CDS encoding fumarylacetoacetate hydrolase family protein, translating to MKLASFIYQGVRSYGIVNAEGMIDLGRRLGDRYGDLKALLDGNGLADATRYLHDAVDVPMEAVTFLPVIEHPEKILCVGMNYAEKRKEFDQHNPAPTLFVRFPDSQTAHNAPVLKPRHSREFDYEGELAVIIGKGGENISREDALRHVAGYSCYMDGSARDWQHTWFTAGKNWRQTGAFGPWMATADEIPDPHSLAIRTWLNGRMVQEDNTSSMIHKVAELIEYISTFTRLSPGDVIITGSPGGVGKKRNPPLFMKEGDRIEVEIEHIGHLSNIIMEAPANTLTAAH from the coding sequence ATGAAACTCGCAAGCTTTATCTATCAGGGCGTTCGCAGCTACGGCATCGTGAATGCAGAAGGAATGATTGATCTGGGACGCCGTCTTGGCGACCGCTACGGCGACCTCAAGGCGCTGCTTGATGGCAACGGGTTGGCCGATGCGACCCGCTATCTTCACGATGCCGTCGATGTGCCCATGGAGGCCGTGACCTTCTTACCGGTGATTGAGCATCCGGAAAAGATTCTCTGCGTGGGCATGAACTATGCCGAGAAACGCAAAGAATTTGACCAGCATAACCCGGCACCGACGCTGTTTGTCCGCTTCCCCGACTCGCAGACCGCGCACAACGCACCGGTGCTGAAGCCGCGCCACTCTCGCGAATTTGACTATGAGGGCGAGCTGGCGGTGATCATTGGCAAGGGCGGCGAGAACATTTCGCGTGAGGATGCGCTGCGCCACGTGGCCGGCTACAGCTGCTATATGGACGGCTCCGCTCGCGACTGGCAGCACACCTGGTTTACCGCCGGGAAAAACTGGCGACAGACCGGCGCTTTTGGGCCGTGGATGGCGACCGCCGATGAGATCCCCGACCCGCATAGCCTGGCTATCCGTACCTGGTTGAACGGGCGGATGGTGCAGGAGGACAACACCAGCAGCATGATTCATAAAGTGGCCGAGCTGATTGAGTACATCAGTACCTTCACCCGCTTAAGCCCTGGCGACGTCATCATCACCGGCTCGCCGGGCGGCGTCGGCAAGAAACGTAACCCGCCGCTGTTTATGAAGGAGGGGGACCGTATCGAGGTGGAGATTGAACATATTGGCCATCTCAGCAACATCATCATGGAAGCGCCAGCGAATACGCTGACGGCGGCGCACTAA
- the citC gene encoding [citrate (pro-3S)-lyase] ligase codes for MYTQPTLDFRVSMVAKHPERLSPIRALLVDSGLGLDSDITLFVEAWDGTKLVGCAGLAANVIKCVAVDEQQRGANLSARLLAEVENVALAQGYFHLFLCTRPCNIARFARSGFWPIAQSGNNAVLMENTPQGIERYCRTLSLQRQPATQVGAIVMNANPFTLGHRYLVEQAAAQCGWLHLFVVREDASFFPFRARLEMVRAGVAHLANVTVHEGSQYIISRATFPAYFLKETGKVQQAWSEIDVLLFRNYIAPALGITHRFIGSEPFCDVTRQYNQTLHMLLGDNMTVVEMPRMKATGSAISASEVRRLLTLQQFSRIRDIVPASTFAHLEAHYSAEVA; via the coding sequence ATGTACACGCAACCCACTCTCGATTTTCGGGTCAGCATGGTGGCAAAACACCCGGAACGTTTAAGCCCTATCCGTGCGCTGCTGGTGGACAGCGGCCTCGGGCTGGATAGCGATATTACGCTGTTCGTTGAAGCCTGGGACGGCACAAAGCTGGTGGGCTGCGCAGGTCTGGCGGCAAACGTGATTAAGTGCGTGGCGGTCGATGAACAACAGCGCGGCGCGAATCTGAGCGCTCGGCTGCTGGCCGAGGTGGAGAACGTGGCGTTAGCGCAGGGTTATTTCCATCTTTTTCTTTGTACTCGTCCCTGCAACATTGCGCGCTTCGCCCGCAGCGGCTTCTGGCCGATTGCCCAGAGCGGCAACAATGCGGTGCTGATGGAAAATACGCCGCAGGGGATTGAACGCTACTGCCGTACGCTGAGCCTCCAGCGCCAACCGGCTACCCAGGTTGGGGCCATTGTGATGAATGCAAATCCCTTCACCCTGGGACACCGTTATCTGGTGGAACAGGCGGCGGCACAGTGCGGCTGGCTGCATCTTTTCGTGGTGCGTGAAGATGCGTCGTTCTTTCCGTTTCGCGCTCGTCTGGAGATGGTGCGTGCCGGCGTCGCGCATCTGGCGAACGTCACGGTGCACGAGGGATCGCAGTACATCATCTCGCGCGCCACCTTCCCGGCCTATTTCTTAAAGGAAACCGGCAAGGTGCAGCAGGCGTGGAGTGAAATCGACGTGCTGTTGTTCCGCAACTACATTGCGCCCGCGCTGGGGATCACGCATCGCTTTATCGGTTCGGAGCCGTTCTGCGACGTGACCCGCCAGTACAACCAGACGCTGCATATGCTGCTTGGCGACAACATGACCGTGGTAGAGATGCCGCGCATGAAAGCCACCGGGAGCGCGATTTCGGCTTCGGAAGTCCGCCGTTTATTAACATTGCAGCAGTTTTCTCGTATCCGGGACATTGTTCCGGCATCCACTTTCGCGCATCTCGAAGCGCATTACAGCGCGGAAGTTGCATAA
- the citD gene encoding citrate lyase acyl carrier protein, with product MKIIREALAGTQESSDLMVKIAPADGELEIVIHSEVMKQFGEQIRQVVEQTLRALDVQQGLIIVEDKGALDCVIRARLQSAILRAAEEQTIVWGALQ from the coding sequence ATGAAAATCATAAGGGAGGCGCTGGCCGGAACGCAGGAGTCCAGCGACCTGATGGTGAAAATCGCCCCCGCCGACGGCGAGCTGGAGATTGTCATCCACAGTGAGGTGATGAAGCAGTTTGGCGAACAGATTCGCCAGGTTGTTGAGCAGACACTGCGCGCGCTGGACGTGCAGCAGGGGCTGATTATCGTGGAAGATAAAGGGGCGCTGGACTGTGTGATTCGCGCCCGTTTGCAAAGCGCGATTCTGCGTGCCGCAGAAGAGCAGACGATCGTCTGGGGGGCGCTGCAATGA